The following proteins are co-located in the Syngnathus scovelli strain Florida chromosome 5, RoL_Ssco_1.2, whole genome shotgun sequence genome:
- the gab1 gene encoding GRB2-associated-binding protein 1 isoform X6: protein MSGGKVVCSGWLRKSPPEKKLKRCAWKKRWFMLRSGRLTGDPDVLEYYKNDHTKKPIRVIDLNLCEQVDAGLTFNKKDLEHSFIFDIKTIDRVFYLVADTEKEMNTWVRCICDICGFNPTDDEAAKAGQQSAIGGPVVDTPPHTALGNAMGPAAAAALTAVPPPYQPVSVRHLDSQSSTEEPQDYLWLVNCESKKPDANRAHTECSKSTSSETDLNDNLPSHRTPTSSTSSAKHGSQNGFFAGHPAPASASSLYDSPPSRGASLRSDNGLYLPRSYSQDTVLLPKSASSPTAHPDLAGDGSELYVFNTPSRKASVESQIRNMSITYDIPPTPGANATYQVPRTLSSSEGGGDVLPPPRPPKPTSGPPPPPAERSPTDTYYVPRSASETDGNYCVPTSGGNKALRSNTIATVDCSRLRKDFGSQDCYDIPRSFPSDKSCSFDFNESFNSYLKNKGMVPVGSQSSEEVDQNYVPMSANSPSHHHSGSFSEPVHETNYVPMTPSTMEFSSLGKQVPPPAHMGFRSSPKTPPRRPMPSDCQPPPVDRNLKPDRKGQSPKVIRSKGVGLERTDSQTVGEFPRGRRKGKPAPLEIKPLPEWEEPCTPVRSPVTRSFARDVSRFPMPARPSSGHSTASSTDSEDSDENYVAMLSNMKNQSDEPSTKLGPPMTVDGGSSPMVKPKGDKQVEYLDLDLDSGKSTPPRKMKSNGSGMAASDERVDYVVVDQQRTQALKSTREAWNDGRQSTETDTATKGAK, encoded by the exons ATGAGCGGGGGAAAAGTGGTGTGTTCAGGCTGGCTTCGAAAGTCTCCGCCGGAAAAAAAGTTGAAACGTTGC gcaTGGAAGAAGCGGTGGTTTATGCTTCGCAGTGGCCGTTTGACAGGCGACCCAGATGTGCTGGAGTACTACAAGAATGACCACACTAAGAAGCCCATTCGTGTCATTGACCTGAACTTGTGCGAGCAG GTGGATGCCGGGCTGACGTTCAACAAGAAGGACTTGGAGCACAGCTTCATCTTTGACATCAAGACCATCGACCGGGTCTTCTACCTGGTGGCTGACACGGAGAAGGAGATGAACACGTGGGTTCGCTGCATCTGCGACATCTGCGGCTTCAACCCCACCGATGACG AAGCTGCCAAAGCTGGCCAGCAGTCGGCCATCGGCGGCCCGGTCGTGGACACGCCTCCGCACACGGCGCTCGGCAACGCGATGggcccggcggcggcggccgcgctgACCGCCGTGCCGCCTCCCTACCAGCCGGTCAGCGTGCGGCATCTGGACTCCCAATCCAGCACGGAGGAGCCTCAGGATTACTTGTGGCTGGTCAACTGTGAGAGCAAAAAGCCCGACGCCAACAG AGCCCACACCGAGTGCTCCAAGTCCACCTCCTCCGAGACGGACCTGAACGACAACCTCCCGTCCCACCGGACGCCCACGTCGTCCACGTCGTCGGCCAAGCACGGCTCGCAGAACGGCTTCTTCGCCGGGCACCCGGCCCCCGCCTCCGCTTCGTCTCTGTACGACTCACCCCCGTCGCGGGGCGCCTCCCTCCGGAGTGACAACGGCCTCTACCTCCCGCGCAGCTACTCTCAG GACACCGTGCTTCTCCCCAAATCGGCCTCATCCCCCACGGCCCACCCGGACCTCGCCGGCGACGGGTCCGAGCTGTACGTCTTCAACACGCCTTCGCGGAAGGCCTCGGTGGAGTCGCAGATCCGCAACATGTCCATCACCTACGACATCCCGCCCACGCCGGGAGCCAACGCCACCTACCAAGTCCCTCGCACCTTGTCTTCCTCGGAGGGCGGCGGGGACGTCTTACCCCCTCCCAGGCCACCTAAACCcacttccggaccgccaccacccCCCGCCGAGCGCTCTCCAACAGACACTTATTACGTGCCGCGCTCGGCCTCGGAAACCGACGGCAACTACTGCGTGCCaacaagtggcgggaataaagcgTTACGCAGCAACACGATCGCGACGGTCGACTGTTCGCGCCTACGCAAAG atttTGGTTCCCAGGACTGCTACGACATTCCCAGATCATTCCCGTCGGACAAGAGCTGCTCGTTCGACTTCAACGAAAGTTTCAACAGCTACTTA AAAAACAAAGGCATGGTACCCGTGGGCAGCCAGTCCTCCGAGGAGGTGGACCAGAACTACGTCCCCATGAGCGCCAATTCCCCGTCCCACCATCACTCGGGCAGCTTTTCGGAGCCCGTTCACGAGACCAACTACGTCCCCATGACGCCCAGCACCATGGAGTTCTCCTCGCTGGGCAAGCAAGTGCCGCCGCCCGCCCACATGGGCTTCCGCTCCAGTCCCAAGACGCCGCCACGGAGGCCTATGCCTAGCGACTGCCAGCCACCGCCTGTGGACCGGAACCTTAAACCGGATCGCAAAG GTCAGAGTCCGAAAGTAATAAGATCAAAGGGGGTCGGTTTAGAGCGAACCGACTCCCAAACTGTAGGCGAGTTCCCGCGGGGACGACGCAAGG GTAAACCCGCTCCACTCGAGATCAAACCACTGCCCGAATGGGAGGAGCCCTGCACGCCGGTCCGCTCGCCCGTTACTCGCTCCTTTGCTCGGGA TGTCTCTAGGTTCCCCATGCCCGCCCGGCCCTCGTCGGGGCATAGCACCGCTTCCAGCACTGACTCCGAGGACAGTGATGAGAATTATGTAGCCATGCTCTCTAATATGAAGAACCAGTCAGATGAACCA AGCACAAAGCTGGGCCCACCGATGACGGTCGACGGCGGGAGTAGCCCCATGGTGAAGCCTAAAGGAGACAAGCAGGTGGAATACTTGGATTTGGACCTGGACTCCGGCAAGTCCACTCCACCTCGGAAG ATGAAGAGCAACGGTTCCGGCATGGCGGCGTCAGACGAGCGCGTGGACTACGTGGTCGTGGACCAGCAACGTACGCAAGCCCTCAAGAGCACCCGCGAGGCCTGGAACGACGGCCGCCAATCCACCGAGACGGACACGGCAACCAAAGGAGCcaagtga
- the gab1 gene encoding GRB2-associated-binding protein 1 isoform X7 → MSGGKVVCSGWLRKSPPEKKLKRCAWKKRWFMLRSGRLTGDPDVLEYYKNDHTKKPIRVIDLNLCEQVDAGLTFNKKDLEHSFIFDIKTIDRVFYLVADTEKEMNTWVRCICDICGFNPTDDAAKAGQQSAIGGPVVDTPPHTALGNAMGPAAAAALTAVPPPYQPVSVRHLDSQSSTEEPQDYLWLVNCESKKPDANRAHTECSKSTSSETDLNDNLPSHRTPTSSTSSAKHGSQNGFFAGHPAPASASSLYDSPPSRGASLRSDNGLYLPRSYSQDTVLLPKSASSPTAHPDLAGDGSELYVFNTPSRKASVESQIRNMSITYDIPPTPGANATYQVPRTLSSSEGGGDVLPPPRPPKPTSGPPPPPAERSPTDTYYVPRSASETDGNYCVPTSGGNKALRSNTIATVDCSRLRKDFGSQDCYDIPRSFPSDKSCSFDFNESFNSYLKNKGMVPVGSQSSEEVDQNYVPMSANSPSHHHSGSFSEPVHETNYVPMTPSTMEFSSLGKQVPPPAHMGFRSSPKTPPRRPMPSDCQPPPVDRNLKPDRKGQSPKVIRSKGVGLERTDSQTVGEFPRGRRKGKPAPLEIKPLPEWEEPCTPVRSPVTRSFARDVSRFPMPARPSSGHSTASSTDSEDSDENYVAMLSNMKNQSDEPSTKLGPPMTVDGGSSPMVKPKGDKQVEYLDLDLDSGKSTPPRKMKSNGSGMAASDERVDYVVVDQQRTQALKSTREAWNDGRQSTETDTATKGAK, encoded by the exons ATGAGCGGGGGAAAAGTGGTGTGTTCAGGCTGGCTTCGAAAGTCTCCGCCGGAAAAAAAGTTGAAACGTTGC gcaTGGAAGAAGCGGTGGTTTATGCTTCGCAGTGGCCGTTTGACAGGCGACCCAGATGTGCTGGAGTACTACAAGAATGACCACACTAAGAAGCCCATTCGTGTCATTGACCTGAACTTGTGCGAGCAG GTGGATGCCGGGCTGACGTTCAACAAGAAGGACTTGGAGCACAGCTTCATCTTTGACATCAAGACCATCGACCGGGTCTTCTACCTGGTGGCTGACACGGAGAAGGAGATGAACACGTGGGTTCGCTGCATCTGCGACATCTGCGGCTTCAACCCCACCGATGACG CTGCCAAAGCTGGCCAGCAGTCGGCCATCGGCGGCCCGGTCGTGGACACGCCTCCGCACACGGCGCTCGGCAACGCGATGggcccggcggcggcggccgcgctgACCGCCGTGCCGCCTCCCTACCAGCCGGTCAGCGTGCGGCATCTGGACTCCCAATCCAGCACGGAGGAGCCTCAGGATTACTTGTGGCTGGTCAACTGTGAGAGCAAAAAGCCCGACGCCAACAG AGCCCACACCGAGTGCTCCAAGTCCACCTCCTCCGAGACGGACCTGAACGACAACCTCCCGTCCCACCGGACGCCCACGTCGTCCACGTCGTCGGCCAAGCACGGCTCGCAGAACGGCTTCTTCGCCGGGCACCCGGCCCCCGCCTCCGCTTCGTCTCTGTACGACTCACCCCCGTCGCGGGGCGCCTCCCTCCGGAGTGACAACGGCCTCTACCTCCCGCGCAGCTACTCTCAG GACACCGTGCTTCTCCCCAAATCGGCCTCATCCCCCACGGCCCACCCGGACCTCGCCGGCGACGGGTCCGAGCTGTACGTCTTCAACACGCCTTCGCGGAAGGCCTCGGTGGAGTCGCAGATCCGCAACATGTCCATCACCTACGACATCCCGCCCACGCCGGGAGCCAACGCCACCTACCAAGTCCCTCGCACCTTGTCTTCCTCGGAGGGCGGCGGGGACGTCTTACCCCCTCCCAGGCCACCTAAACCcacttccggaccgccaccacccCCCGCCGAGCGCTCTCCAACAGACACTTATTACGTGCCGCGCTCGGCCTCGGAAACCGACGGCAACTACTGCGTGCCaacaagtggcgggaataaagcgTTACGCAGCAACACGATCGCGACGGTCGACTGTTCGCGCCTACGCAAAG atttTGGTTCCCAGGACTGCTACGACATTCCCAGATCATTCCCGTCGGACAAGAGCTGCTCGTTCGACTTCAACGAAAGTTTCAACAGCTACTTA AAAAACAAAGGCATGGTACCCGTGGGCAGCCAGTCCTCCGAGGAGGTGGACCAGAACTACGTCCCCATGAGCGCCAATTCCCCGTCCCACCATCACTCGGGCAGCTTTTCGGAGCCCGTTCACGAGACCAACTACGTCCCCATGACGCCCAGCACCATGGAGTTCTCCTCGCTGGGCAAGCAAGTGCCGCCGCCCGCCCACATGGGCTTCCGCTCCAGTCCCAAGACGCCGCCACGGAGGCCTATGCCTAGCGACTGCCAGCCACCGCCTGTGGACCGGAACCTTAAACCGGATCGCAAAG GTCAGAGTCCGAAAGTAATAAGATCAAAGGGGGTCGGTTTAGAGCGAACCGACTCCCAAACTGTAGGCGAGTTCCCGCGGGGACGACGCAAGG GTAAACCCGCTCCACTCGAGATCAAACCACTGCCCGAATGGGAGGAGCCCTGCACGCCGGTCCGCTCGCCCGTTACTCGCTCCTTTGCTCGGGA TGTCTCTAGGTTCCCCATGCCCGCCCGGCCCTCGTCGGGGCATAGCACCGCTTCCAGCACTGACTCCGAGGACAGTGATGAGAATTATGTAGCCATGCTCTCTAATATGAAGAACCAGTCAGATGAACCA AGCACAAAGCTGGGCCCACCGATGACGGTCGACGGCGGGAGTAGCCCCATGGTGAAGCCTAAAGGAGACAAGCAGGTGGAATACTTGGATTTGGACCTGGACTCCGGCAAGTCCACTCCACCTCGGAAG ATGAAGAGCAACGGTTCCGGCATGGCGGCGTCAGACGAGCGCGTGGACTACGTGGTCGTGGACCAGCAACGTACGCAAGCCCTCAAGAGCACCCGCGAGGCCTGGAACGACGGCCGCCAATCCACCGAGACGGACACGGCAACCAAAGGAGCcaagtga
- the gab1 gene encoding GRB2-associated-binding protein 1 isoform X10, producing the protein MSGGKVVCSGWLRKSPPEKKLKRCAWKKRWFMLRSGRLTGDPDVLEYYKNDHTKKPIRVIDLNLCEQVDAGLTFNKKDLEHSFIFDIKTIDRVFYLVADTEKEMNTWVRCICDICGFNPTDDAAKAGQQSAIGGPVVDTPPHTALGNAMGPAAAAALTAVPPPYQPVSVRHLDSQSSTEEPQDYLWLVNCESKKPDANRAHTECSKSTSSETDLNDNLPSHRTPTSSTSSAKHGSQNGFFAGHPAPASASSLYDSPPSRGASLRSDNGLYLPRSYSQDTVLLPKSASSPTAHPDLAGDGSELYVFNTPSRKASVESQIRNMSITYDIPPTPGANATYQVPRTLSSSEGGGDVLPPPRPPKPTSGPPPPPAERSPTDTYYVPRSASETDGNYCVPTSGGNKALRSNTIATVDCSRLRKDFGSQDCYDIPRSFPSDKSCSFDFNESFNSYLKNKGMVPVGSQSSEEVDQNYVPMSANSPSHHHSGSFSEPVHETNYVPMTPSTMEFSSLGKQVPPPAHMGFRSSPKTPPRRPMPSDCQPPPVDRNLKPDRKGKPAPLEIKPLPEWEEPCTPVRSPVTRSFARDVSRFPMPARPSSGHSTASSTDSEDSDENYVAMLSNMKNQSDEPSTKLGPPMTVDGGSSPMVKPKGDKQVEYLDLDLDSGKSTPPRKMKSNGSGMAASDERVDYVVVDQQRTQALKSTREAWNDGRQSTETDTATKGAK; encoded by the exons ATGAGCGGGGGAAAAGTGGTGTGTTCAGGCTGGCTTCGAAAGTCTCCGCCGGAAAAAAAGTTGAAACGTTGC gcaTGGAAGAAGCGGTGGTTTATGCTTCGCAGTGGCCGTTTGACAGGCGACCCAGATGTGCTGGAGTACTACAAGAATGACCACACTAAGAAGCCCATTCGTGTCATTGACCTGAACTTGTGCGAGCAG GTGGATGCCGGGCTGACGTTCAACAAGAAGGACTTGGAGCACAGCTTCATCTTTGACATCAAGACCATCGACCGGGTCTTCTACCTGGTGGCTGACACGGAGAAGGAGATGAACACGTGGGTTCGCTGCATCTGCGACATCTGCGGCTTCAACCCCACCGATGACG CTGCCAAAGCTGGCCAGCAGTCGGCCATCGGCGGCCCGGTCGTGGACACGCCTCCGCACACGGCGCTCGGCAACGCGATGggcccggcggcggcggccgcgctgACCGCCGTGCCGCCTCCCTACCAGCCGGTCAGCGTGCGGCATCTGGACTCCCAATCCAGCACGGAGGAGCCTCAGGATTACTTGTGGCTGGTCAACTGTGAGAGCAAAAAGCCCGACGCCAACAG AGCCCACACCGAGTGCTCCAAGTCCACCTCCTCCGAGACGGACCTGAACGACAACCTCCCGTCCCACCGGACGCCCACGTCGTCCACGTCGTCGGCCAAGCACGGCTCGCAGAACGGCTTCTTCGCCGGGCACCCGGCCCCCGCCTCCGCTTCGTCTCTGTACGACTCACCCCCGTCGCGGGGCGCCTCCCTCCGGAGTGACAACGGCCTCTACCTCCCGCGCAGCTACTCTCAG GACACCGTGCTTCTCCCCAAATCGGCCTCATCCCCCACGGCCCACCCGGACCTCGCCGGCGACGGGTCCGAGCTGTACGTCTTCAACACGCCTTCGCGGAAGGCCTCGGTGGAGTCGCAGATCCGCAACATGTCCATCACCTACGACATCCCGCCCACGCCGGGAGCCAACGCCACCTACCAAGTCCCTCGCACCTTGTCTTCCTCGGAGGGCGGCGGGGACGTCTTACCCCCTCCCAGGCCACCTAAACCcacttccggaccgccaccacccCCCGCCGAGCGCTCTCCAACAGACACTTATTACGTGCCGCGCTCGGCCTCGGAAACCGACGGCAACTACTGCGTGCCaacaagtggcgggaataaagcgTTACGCAGCAACACGATCGCGACGGTCGACTGTTCGCGCCTACGCAAAG atttTGGTTCCCAGGACTGCTACGACATTCCCAGATCATTCCCGTCGGACAAGAGCTGCTCGTTCGACTTCAACGAAAGTTTCAACAGCTACTTA AAAAACAAAGGCATGGTACCCGTGGGCAGCCAGTCCTCCGAGGAGGTGGACCAGAACTACGTCCCCATGAGCGCCAATTCCCCGTCCCACCATCACTCGGGCAGCTTTTCGGAGCCCGTTCACGAGACCAACTACGTCCCCATGACGCCCAGCACCATGGAGTTCTCCTCGCTGGGCAAGCAAGTGCCGCCGCCCGCCCACATGGGCTTCCGCTCCAGTCCCAAGACGCCGCCACGGAGGCCTATGCCTAGCGACTGCCAGCCACCGCCTGTGGACCGGAACCTTAAACCGGATCGCAAAG GTAAACCCGCTCCACTCGAGATCAAACCACTGCCCGAATGGGAGGAGCCCTGCACGCCGGTCCGCTCGCCCGTTACTCGCTCCTTTGCTCGGGA TGTCTCTAGGTTCCCCATGCCCGCCCGGCCCTCGTCGGGGCATAGCACCGCTTCCAGCACTGACTCCGAGGACAGTGATGAGAATTATGTAGCCATGCTCTCTAATATGAAGAACCAGTCAGATGAACCA AGCACAAAGCTGGGCCCACCGATGACGGTCGACGGCGGGAGTAGCCCCATGGTGAAGCCTAAAGGAGACAAGCAGGTGGAATACTTGGATTTGGACCTGGACTCCGGCAAGTCCACTCCACCTCGGAAG ATGAAGAGCAACGGTTCCGGCATGGCGGCGTCAGACGAGCGCGTGGACTACGTGGTCGTGGACCAGCAACGTACGCAAGCCCTCAAGAGCACCCGCGAGGCCTGGAACGACGGCCGCCAATCCACCGAGACGGACACGGCAACCAAAGGAGCcaagtga
- the gab1 gene encoding GRB2-associated-binding protein 1 isoform X9: MSGGKVVCSGWLRKSPPEKKLKRCAWKKRWFMLRSGRLTGDPDVLEYYKNDHTKKPIRVIDLNLCEQVDAGLTFNKKDLEHSFIFDIKTIDRVFYLVADTEKEMNTWVRCICDICGFNPTDDEAAKAGQQSAIGGPVVDTPPHTALGNAMGPAAAAALTAVPPPYQPVSVRHLDSQSSTEEPQDYLWLVNCESKKPDANSSVPLRSSLDGDREYLLLEECESRTLPPQASLAHTECSKSTSSETDLNDNLPSHRTPTSSTSSAKHGSQNGFFAGHPAPASASSLYDSPPSRGASLRSDNGLYLPRSYSQDTVLLPKSASSPTAHPDLAGDGSELYVFNTPSRKASVESQIRNMSITYDIPPTPGANATYQVPRTLSSSEGGGDVLPPPRPPKPTSGPPPPPAERSPTDTYYVPRSASETDGNYCVPTSGGNKALRSNTIATVDCSRLRKDFGSQDCYDIPRSFPSDKSCSFDFNESFNSYLKNKGMVPVGSQSSEEVDQNYVPMSANSPSHHHSGSFSEPVHETNYVPMTPSTMEFSSLGKQVPPPAHMGFRSSPKTPPRRPMPSDCQPPPVDRNLKPDRKGQSPKVIRSKGVGLERTDSQTVGEFPRGRRKGKPAPLEIKPLPEWEEPCTPVRSPVTRSFARDVSRFPMPARPSSGHSTASSTDSEDSDENYVAMLSNMKNQSDEPSTKLGPPMTVDGGSSPMVKPKGDKQVEYLDLDLDSGKSTPPRKMKSNGSGMAASDERVDYVVVDQQRTQALKSTREAWNDGRQSTETDTATKGAK; this comes from the exons ATGAGCGGGGGAAAAGTGGTGTGTTCAGGCTGGCTTCGAAAGTCTCCGCCGGAAAAAAAGTTGAAACGTTGC gcaTGGAAGAAGCGGTGGTTTATGCTTCGCAGTGGCCGTTTGACAGGCGACCCAGATGTGCTGGAGTACTACAAGAATGACCACACTAAGAAGCCCATTCGTGTCATTGACCTGAACTTGTGCGAGCAG GTGGATGCCGGGCTGACGTTCAACAAGAAGGACTTGGAGCACAGCTTCATCTTTGACATCAAGACCATCGACCGGGTCTTCTACCTGGTGGCTGACACGGAGAAGGAGATGAACACGTGGGTTCGCTGCATCTGCGACATCTGCGGCTTCAACCCCACCGATGACG AAGCTGCCAAAGCTGGCCAGCAGTCGGCCATCGGCGGCCCGGTCGTGGACACGCCTCCGCACACGGCGCTCGGCAACGCGATGggcccggcggcggcggccgcgctgACCGCCGTGCCGCCTCCCTACCAGCCGGTCAGCGTGCGGCATCTGGACTCCCAATCCAGCACGGAGGAGCCTCAGGATTACTTGTGGCTGGTCAACTGTGAGAGCAAAAAGCCCGACGCCAACAG TTCGGTGCCGCTTCGCTCGTCTCTGGACGGAGACCGGGAGTATTTGCTCCTGGAGGAGTGCGAGAGCAGGACTCTTCCTCCTCAGGCTAGTCT AGCCCACACCGAGTGCTCCAAGTCCACCTCCTCCGAGACGGACCTGAACGACAACCTCCCGTCCCACCGGACGCCCACGTCGTCCACGTCGTCGGCCAAGCACGGCTCGCAGAACGGCTTCTTCGCCGGGCACCCGGCCCCCGCCTCCGCTTCGTCTCTGTACGACTCACCCCCGTCGCGGGGCGCCTCCCTCCGGAGTGACAACGGCCTCTACCTCCCGCGCAGCTACTCTCAG GACACCGTGCTTCTCCCCAAATCGGCCTCATCCCCCACGGCCCACCCGGACCTCGCCGGCGACGGGTCCGAGCTGTACGTCTTCAACACGCCTTCGCGGAAGGCCTCGGTGGAGTCGCAGATCCGCAACATGTCCATCACCTACGACATCCCGCCCACGCCGGGAGCCAACGCCACCTACCAAGTCCCTCGCACCTTGTCTTCCTCGGAGGGCGGCGGGGACGTCTTACCCCCTCCCAGGCCACCTAAACCcacttccggaccgccaccacccCCCGCCGAGCGCTCTCCAACAGACACTTATTACGTGCCGCGCTCGGCCTCGGAAACCGACGGCAACTACTGCGTGCCaacaagtggcgggaataaagcgTTACGCAGCAACACGATCGCGACGGTCGACTGTTCGCGCCTACGCAAAG atttTGGTTCCCAGGACTGCTACGACATTCCCAGATCATTCCCGTCGGACAAGAGCTGCTCGTTCGACTTCAACGAAAGTTTCAACAGCTACTTA AAAAACAAAGGCATGGTACCCGTGGGCAGCCAGTCCTCCGAGGAGGTGGACCAGAACTACGTCCCCATGAGCGCCAATTCCCCGTCCCACCATCACTCGGGCAGCTTTTCGGAGCCCGTTCACGAGACCAACTACGTCCCCATGACGCCCAGCACCATGGAGTTCTCCTCGCTGGGCAAGCAAGTGCCGCCGCCCGCCCACATGGGCTTCCGCTCCAGTCCCAAGACGCCGCCACGGAGGCCTATGCCTAGCGACTGCCAGCCACCGCCTGTGGACCGGAACCTTAAACCGGATCGCAAAG GTCAGAGTCCGAAAGTAATAAGATCAAAGGGGGTCGGTTTAGAGCGAACCGACTCCCAAACTGTAGGCGAGTTCCCGCGGGGACGACGCAAGG GTAAACCCGCTCCACTCGAGATCAAACCACTGCCCGAATGGGAGGAGCCCTGCACGCCGGTCCGCTCGCCCGTTACTCGCTCCTTTGCTCGGGA TGTCTCTAGGTTCCCCATGCCCGCCCGGCCCTCGTCGGGGCATAGCACCGCTTCCAGCACTGACTCCGAGGACAGTGATGAGAATTATGTAGCCATGCTCTCTAATATGAAGAACCAGTCAGATGAACCA AGCACAAAGCTGGGCCCACCGATGACGGTCGACGGCGGGAGTAGCCCCATGGTGAAGCCTAAAGGAGACAAGCAGGTGGAATACTTGGATTTGGACCTGGACTCCGGCAAGTCCACTCCACCTCGGAAG ATGAAGAGCAACGGTTCCGGCATGGCGGCGTCAGACGAGCGCGTGGACTACGTGGTCGTGGACCAGCAACGTACGCAAGCCCTCAAGAGCACCCGCGAGGCCTGGAACGACGGCCGCCAATCCACCGAGACGGACACGGCAACCAAAGGAGCcaagtga